The Papaver somniferum cultivar HN1 unplaced genomic scaffold, ASM357369v1 unplaced-scaffold_18, whole genome shotgun sequence genome includes a window with the following:
- the LOC113338052 gene encoding histone H2B.3-like, whose amino-acid sequence MAPKVAEKKPAEKKPAEKKPAEEKKAEKAPAAKKPRAEKKLPSKDASSTDKKKKKSKKSVETYKIYIFKVLKQVHPDIGISSKAMGIMNSFINDIFEKLAAESSRLARYNKKPTITSREIQTAVRLVLPGELAKHAVSEGTKAVTKFTSS is encoded by the coding sequence ATGGCGCCGAAAGTAGCAGAGAAGAAACCGGCAGAGAAGAAACCGGCAGAGAAGAAACCCGCTGAAGAAAAGAAAGCTGAGAAAGCACCAGCAGCAAAGAAACCCAGAGCTGAGAAGAAATTACCAAGCAAAGATGCTTCCTCaacagataagaagaagaagaaatcaaagaaatctGTTGAGACTTACAAGATCTACATCTTCAAAGTGTTGAAACAAGTTCATCCTGATATTGGTATTTCAAGCAAAGCTATGGGAATCATGAACAGTTTCATTAATGATATCTTTGAGAAACTTGCTGCTGAATCGTCTAGATTGGCAAGGTACAACAAGAAGCCAACTATTACCTCTCGTGAGATTCAGACTGCTGTTCGTCTTGTTCTTCCTGGTGAATTAGCCAAACATGCTGTTTCTGAGGGTACCAAAGCTGTTACCAAATTTACTAGTTCTTAA